The Mixophyes fleayi isolate aMixFle1 chromosome 1, aMixFle1.hap1, whole genome shotgun sequence genome includes a region encoding these proteins:
- the LOC142110135 gene encoding uncharacterized protein LOC142110135 — protein sequence MSDAIAECGDYLPEGYKKYTDPNVDSSEQPGGEATEVASGTAEAVNSTGEVETGAGEVPSGAAEVLNGTGEAVKEPEIAVCEAPAPEPEIAVCEPPDFKPEIAVCKWAAPQAPTEVNVEVVVEAGEVATGASDVATSGKSEEPAVDSSVSSSEQPKEPETPAENLTPEVCEESPKIAICTFQAPEAPIEVEVVVEAGELATEVCEESPKIAICTFQAPEAPIEVEAGEVATKVCEAPPSEPQIEVCEPPDFKPEIAVCKWPAPKAPTEVNIEVVVEDGEVATDAGEVATGASDVATSGKSEEPAVDSSASSSEQPKETETPAENLTPEKVETSDFSKLISLQKEDGSWDPSSEFVSILGVSEDFQEHRNDSEVDPSVWATLLAVIWLHHNHLEKKAEWELPEGKAVSVIKSKAGSSLDKSVKAGNKLLKSKVEPHVFGL from the exons ATGTCGGATGCGATTGCAGAATGCGGAGATTATCTGCCGGAGGGATACAAGAAAT ACACAGATCCTAACGTGGATTCCTCTGAACAGCCAGGCGGAGAAGCCACTGAGGTGGCGTCAGGAACTGCTGAAGCGGTGAATAGCACTGGTGAAGTCGAGACAGGAGCCGGTGAGGTTCCCAGTGGCGCTGCTGAGGTTCTAAATGGTACCGGTGAGGCAGTAAAAGAACCGGAAATAGCAGTTTGTGAAGCGCCAGCTCCTGAACCGGAAATAGCAGTTTGTGAACCGCCAGATTTTAAACCGGAAATAGCAGTTTGCAAATGGGCAGCTCCACAAGCGCCAACAGAAGTAAACGTAGAGGTAGTGGTAGAAGCTGGTGAGGTGGCAACAGGAGCCAGTGACGTGGCGACAAGTGGTAAGAGTGAAG AACCTGCTGTTGACTCTTCTGTTTCATCTAGTGAACAGCCCAAAGAACCTGAGACCCCTGCTG AAAACCTCACTCCTGAAGTTTGTGAAGAGTCGCCAAAAATAGCAATTTGTACATTTCAAGCTCCAGAAGCGCCCATAGAAGTAGAAGTAGTGGTAGAAGCTGGTGAGCTGGCAACAGAAGTTTGTGAAGAGTCGCCAAAAATAGCAATTTGTACATTTCAAGCTCCAGAAGCGCCCATAGAAGTAGAAGCTGGTGAGGTGGCAACAAAAGTTTGTGAAGCGCCACCTTCTGAACCACAAATAGAAGTTTGTGAACCGCCAGATTTTAAACCGGAAATAGCAGTTTGTAAATGGCCAGCTCCGAAAGCGCCAACAGAAGTAAACATAGAGGTAGTGGTAGAAGATGGTGAGGTGGCAACAGATGCCGGAGAGGTGGCAACAGGAGCCAGTGACGTGGCGACAAGTGGTAAGAGTGAAG AACCTGCTGTTGACTCTTCTGCTTCATCTAGTGAACAGCCCAAGGAAACGGAGACCCCTGCTG AAAACCTCACTCCTGAGAAGGTGGAGACCTCAGATTTCTCCAAGCTGATTTCTCTGCAGAAGGAGGATGGCTCTTGGGACCCCAGTTCAGAATTTGTATCGATTCTGGGAGTTTCAGAAGATTTCCAAGAACACCGTAATGATTCG GAAGTGGACCCATCGGTGTGGGCAACGCTGCTGGCTGTGATCTGGCTTCACCACAACCATCTGGAGAAAAAAGCTGAGTGGGAGTTACCCGAGGGGAAGGCGGTCTCCGTGATAAAGTCTAAAGCGG GCTCCTCCTTGGACAAGTCAGTCAAAGCCGGAAATAAATTGCTGAAATCTAAGGTGGAACCTCATGTGTTTGGTCTGTAA